From a region of the Candidatus Binatia bacterium genome:
- a CDS encoding ribose-phosphate pyrophosphokinase — protein MSQHQDDLKIFAGNSNLPLAQEICQHLKIPLGQATVETFSDGESRVEVKENVRGGDVFVIQSTCSPGNNNLMELLLMLDAFKRASAKRITAVIPYYGYARQDRKVAPRVPISAKLVADLITTAGASRILTMDLHSGQIQGFFNIPVDNLYATPVLLQYLKRRLNHSEVTIVSPDAGGVERARDFATRLDASLAIIDKRRSGPNVVAEMNIIGEVKGQIAVLLDDMVDTAGTLTMASGALKREGARRILACCTHAVLSGPAIQKINESPLEELIATNSVPLSPQSASCNKIKVLSVAHLIGEAIRRTHEERSISSLFD, from the coding sequence ATGAGCCAGCATCAAGACGACTTGAAAATCTTCGCCGGCAATTCGAATCTGCCGCTCGCGCAGGAGATTTGCCAGCACCTCAAGATCCCGCTCGGCCAGGCGACGGTGGAAACCTTCAGCGACGGGGAAAGCCGGGTCGAGGTCAAAGAAAACGTGCGCGGCGGCGACGTGTTCGTGATCCAGTCCACCTGTTCGCCGGGAAACAACAACCTGATGGAATTGTTGCTGATGCTGGACGCCTTCAAGCGCGCCTCGGCGAAGCGGATCACCGCGGTCATCCCCTATTATGGCTACGCCCGGCAGGACCGCAAGGTCGCGCCGCGGGTCCCCATCAGCGCGAAGCTGGTGGCCGACCTGATCACGACCGCGGGGGCATCGCGAATTCTCACGATGGACCTCCACTCGGGACAGATCCAGGGATTTTTTAACATCCCCGTGGACAATCTCTACGCGACCCCGGTGCTGCTTCAGTACTTGAAGCGACGGCTCAATCACAGCGAGGTGACGATCGTCTCGCCGGACGCCGGCGGCGTGGAGCGGGCGCGCGATTTTGCGACTAGGCTCGACGCTTCGCTCGCGATCATCGACAAGCGGCGGTCGGGTCCCAACGTCGTTGCCGAGATGAACATCATCGGCGAGGTCAAGGGACAGATCGCGGTGCTGCTCGACGACATGGTGGACACGGCCGGGACGTTGACGATGGCCTCCGGCGCGCTCAAGCGCGAAGGGGCCAGGAGAATTCTCGCGTGCTGCACGCATGCGGTATTGTCCGGGCCGGCGATTCAGAAGATCAATGAGTCGCCCTTGGAAGAGTTGATCGCCACAAATTCCGTTCCGCTCAGCCCGCAATCGGCAAGCTGCAACAAAATCAAAGTTCTTTCCGTCGCCCACCTGATCGGCGAAGCGATCCGGCGCACGCACGAGGAGCGGTCGATCAGCTCGCTCTTCGACTGA
- a CDS encoding CoA-transferase has translation MDYTLKELMVIAAAREIRDGEIVFVGMRLPLLGFAVAKELHAPRAVGLFENGVIRDWPALAPIFTMSDPPNVSRSLSCCGLVDVMSLLQAGRVDLGFIGGAEIDRFGNLNTHWVEENGRRVRLPGSGGAADIASLAGRCIIIMNHERRRFPSKVHFITSPGHGEGKGWREGKNLKGGGPARVITSLGIFSFDPESREMVLSSFHLGLSIEKIRQETGWALRVADEVRETQSPSAEELVAVRKYDPNGVWTGN, from the coding sequence ATGGACTATACGCTCAAAGAACTGATGGTGATCGCGGCGGCCCGGGAGATCCGCGATGGAGAGATCGTCTTCGTCGGGATGCGGCTGCCGCTTCTGGGCTTCGCCGTCGCCAAAGAGCTTCATGCGCCGCGCGCCGTCGGCCTCTTCGAGAACGGCGTCATCCGCGACTGGCCCGCGCTCGCGCCGATCTTCACGATGAGCGATCCGCCCAATGTAAGCCGCTCGCTTTCATGTTGCGGCCTGGTCGACGTGATGTCGCTCCTGCAAGCCGGTCGCGTCGATCTCGGCTTCATCGGCGGCGCCGAGATCGACCGCTTCGGCAACCTCAATACGCACTGGGTCGAGGAAAACGGCAGGCGCGTGCGGCTTCCGGGAAGCGGCGGCGCGGCGGACATCGCCAGTCTGGCCGGGCGCTGCATCATTATTATGAACCACGAGCGGCGACGTTTTCCGTCGAAAGTGCACTTCATCACCTCGCCCGGCCACGGAGAAGGGAAAGGCTGGCGCGAGGGAAAAAATCTCAAGGGAGGCGGCCCGGCGCGAGTGATAACGAGCCTGGGGATTTTTTCCTTTGACCCGGAGAGCCGCGAGATGGTTTTAAGCTCGTTCCATCTCGGGCTCTCCATCGAGAAAATCCGGCAGGAAACCGGCTGGGCTCTCAGGGTTGCCGATGAGGTTCGCGAGACCCAATCGCCATCCGCCGAAGAGCTTGTCGCAGTGAGAAAGTACGACCCAAATGGAGTTTGGACCGGGAATTAG
- a CDS encoding inositol monophosphatase family protein, whose product MMKKFLSVAWRAARLAGGLIRENWQQAKEVHYKSTINLVTATDRQAEEKIVDLLLKNFPDHSILAEEETAIVAPGSDYRWLIDPLDGTTNFAHSYPQFAVSIALEHEGQVVLGVVYDPLREEGFSAIKGEGALLNDRPISTSKIPELDKALLATGFPYDHRENIDFYLKFFRAFAKRSQGIRRAGAAALDLCYLACGRLDGFWELKLHPWDTAAGTLIVREAGGTVTDFSGKPFSISGEETLASNGLIHAEMLEALKEVKQSR is encoded by the coding sequence ATGATGAAAAAATTTCTCTCGGTCGCGTGGCGGGCAGCGAGACTTGCGGGCGGTTTGATCCGGGAAAACTGGCAACAGGCCAAAGAAGTGCATTACAAATCGACCATCAACCTCGTGACCGCGACCGACCGGCAGGCGGAGGAAAAGATCGTCGATTTGTTGCTCAAGAACTTTCCCGACCACTCGATTCTCGCCGAGGAAGAGACGGCGATCGTGGCGCCCGGCAGCGACTATCGCTGGCTCATCGATCCGCTCGACGGCACGACCAACTTCGCCCATTCCTATCCGCAGTTCGCCGTCTCGATCGCGCTGGAGCACGAGGGACAGGTCGTTCTCGGCGTCGTCTATGATCCGCTGCGCGAAGAAGGCTTCAGCGCGATCAAAGGGGAAGGCGCGCTGCTGAACGACAGGCCGATCAGCACCTCAAAGATTCCAGAGCTTGATAAGGCTCTGCTGGCGACCGGCTTCCCCTACGATCATCGCGAGAATATCGATTTCTATCTCAAGTTCTTTCGCGCCTTCGCCAAGCGCAGCCAGGGGATCCGACGCGCGGGAGCGGCGGCTCTCGATCTCTGTTATCTGGCCTGCGGCCGGCTGGACGGCTTTTGGGAGCTGAAGCTACATCCCTGGGACACGGCGGCGGGGACGCTGATCGTCCGCGAAGCGGGCGGCACCGTCACGGATTTTTCCGGCAAGCCGTTTTCGATCTCGGGCGAAGAGACGCTGGCGTCCAACGGCCTGATCCACGCCGAGATGCTCGAAGCGCTCAAGGAAGTAAAACAGAGTCGTTAG
- a CDS encoding tetratricopeptide repeat protein: MASRTLARLTVRSLILFTSLAFLCVPRPLDARNEYYIGEKLVSYQVYRAAILVNETLPLINSNRLEEAKEKLLNALKLAPDFPEAHYNLALVLSRLGKTEEALQRLRALVAMKTELPVAWLLLGNLYLTTGQLEESVKYSQEFVRRFPNDPEIPLVVDEIKILERELEQSRLYVNSADRAKTGEDYFFKATRNGTKKWPAESMPLRVYIHPSQGITGFHPRYDDILRASFDNWAAASRGAVAFRFVEDLAQADIACLWSGDPSQLSNRVEAGEAMVFFQEDGLIKKAAMVILTVPVSAMRPIDDDLIRATALHEIGHVLGILEHSDNPVDIMFLSMSHRNKSGLSERDRKTLIRLYSVK; encoded by the coding sequence ATGGCTTCGCGAACTCTGGCCCGCCTAACGGTAAGATCACTCATCCTCTTCACCTCGCTTGCCTTTCTGTGCGTTCCCAGACCGCTGGACGCGCGCAACGAATATTATATCGGAGAGAAGCTTGTCTCCTATCAGGTTTACCGGGCCGCAATTCTCGTCAACGAAACCCTTCCGCTTATCAACTCAAACCGCCTGGAAGAAGCGAAAGAGAAACTGCTGAACGCCCTCAAGCTAGCCCCGGATTTTCCCGAGGCTCACTATAATTTAGCGTTGGTTCTGTCGCGACTCGGTAAGACCGAGGAGGCTTTACAGCGATTGAGGGCGCTCGTAGCCATGAAGACAGAGCTTCCGGTGGCCTGGTTGCTGCTCGGCAACCTCTATCTTACCACTGGACAGCTCGAGGAAAGTGTCAAGTATTCCCAGGAATTCGTTCGGCGATTTCCCAATGATCCGGAAATTCCGTTGGTGGTCGATGAGATCAAAATTTTGGAACGGGAGTTGGAACAGTCGAGGCTATATGTTAACAGCGCAGACCGGGCAAAAACCGGCGAAGATTACTTTTTTAAAGCCACCCGGAATGGAACGAAAAAATGGCCGGCCGAGTCGATGCCGTTACGAGTGTATATTCATCCGTCCCAAGGCATAACGGGATTCCACCCCCGGTACGACGATATACTCAGGGCCTCTTTCGACAATTGGGCCGCAGCCTCTCGTGGGGCGGTGGCGTTCAGGTTTGTCGAGGACCTTGCGCAGGCCGATATTGCATGTCTCTGGAGCGGCGATCCGTCGCAACTTAGCAATCGCGTCGAGGCGGGCGAAGCGATGGTATTCTTTCAGGAAGACGGCCTTATCAAGAAAGCCGCCATGGTTATCTTGACGGTTCCGGTCAGCGCCATGCGCCCGATCGACGACGATTTGATAAGAGCCACCGCGCTTCACGAGATCGGGCACGTTCTCGGTATTCTCGAGCATAGCGACAATCCCGTAGATATCATGTTCCTCTCCATGAGCCATAGGAATAAGAGCGGTCTGTCGGAGCGCGACAGAAAAACTTTAATTCGCCTCTACTCGGTCAAGTAG
- the spoVG gene encoding septation regulator SpoVG, with protein MEITEVRVFPVNEEKLRAYVTITFDQCFVIRDLKIIQGATGLFVSMPSKKRKDGTYRDIAHPINNETRRMIEEKIIAEYHKVVAEGGGERALGGQ; from the coding sequence ATGGAGATTACGGAGGTTAGGGTCTTTCCTGTCAACGAGGAAAAGCTCAGGGCTTACGTTACGATCACGTTTGACCAGTGTTTCGTCATCAGGGATCTCAAGATTATCCAGGGCGCAACGGGCCTGTTTGTTTCGATGCCGAGCAAGAAGCGCAAGGACGGCACGTATAGAGACATCGCTCATCCCATCAACAACGAGACTCGCAGGATGATCGAAGAAAAGATCATCGCCGAATATCACAAAGTGGTCGCTGAGGGCGGTGGAGAGCGAGCGCTAGGCGGTCAATGA
- the rplI gene encoding 50S ribosomal protein L9 yields the protein MEVILKEDIPNVGKMGEVVRVRDGYARNYLLPRGLVLVANKKNLKGFEHQKQVVQSQKARVVNQAQALAEKLSQVSLVIQVKAGEEGKLFGSVTNIDIEKALKAKGIEIERRKIHLSEPIKMVGDYQVPVRFTSEVQANVQVSVVAEQEKK from the coding sequence ATGGAAGTGATTTTGAAAGAAGACATCCCCAACGTGGGAAAGATGGGCGAGGTGGTGCGGGTGCGCGACGGCTACGCGCGCAACTATCTTCTGCCGCGCGGGCTGGTTCTCGTTGCCAATAAGAAAAACCTCAAGGGCTTCGAGCATCAGAAACAAGTGGTTCAGTCGCAGAAAGCGCGGGTCGTCAATCAAGCCCAGGCGCTGGCGGAAAAGCTGTCTCAAGTCTCTCTCGTCATCCAGGTCAAGGCGGGCGAAGAGGGCAAGCTCTTCGGCTCGGTGACCAACATCGACATCGAGAAGGCGCTTAAAGCCAAGGGCATCGAGATCGAGCGGCGCAAGATCCATCTGAGCGAGCCGATCAAAATGGTCGGCGACTATCAGGTGCCGGTCCGCTTCACGTCCGAAGTGCAGGCCAACGTGCAAGTTTCGGTGGTTGCCGAGCAGGAGAAAAAGTAA
- a CDS encoding 50S ribosomal protein L25: METVEIKIEPRETGAKGKAKRLRRDGKLPGVFYGPKTQTVPLEVDRKDFLTRVADLEGSHLIRIKSASPLLADRVALVKEMQFHPVTGEIVHADFYEVDLSAKIRVKVPLHFVGKAAGVVRGGILQPVVREVEVECLPMDIPEFFDVEVSALDIGDSLHVTELTMPEGVTAASESDLTLVTVVPPSIEEAPTPVEAPVVAVEGAEAPAAPVEEKKEEEGKEEK; encoded by the coding sequence GTGGAAACCGTCGAGATAAAGATCGAACCGCGCGAGACCGGGGCCAAAGGCAAAGCGAAGCGTCTGCGCCGCGACGGCAAGCTGCCGGGCGTTTTTTACGGACCCAAGACCCAAACGGTTCCGCTGGAGGTCGATAGGAAGGACTTTCTCACCCGCGTCGCCGATCTGGAGGGGTCGCATCTCATCCGCATCAAATCCGCGTCGCCGCTGCTGGCGGACAGGGTCGCGCTCGTGAAAGAGATGCAGTTCCATCCCGTTACGGGCGAAATCGTCCATGCGGATTTCTATGAAGTCGATCTCTCCGCGAAGATCCGCGTCAAGGTGCCGCTCCACTTCGTCGGCAAGGCGGCGGGCGTCGTCCGCGGCGGGATTCTCCAGCCGGTCGTGCGCGAAGTCGAGGTCGAATGTCTGCCGATGGATATACCGGAGTTTTTCGACGTCGAGGTTTCGGCGCTCGATATCGGCGATTCACTGCACGTTACCGAGCTGACTATGCCGGAGGGCGTTACCGCCGCCTCTGAATCAGACCTGACGCTCGTCACGGTTGTGCCGCCCAGCATCGAAGAGGCGCCGACGCCGGTCGAGGCGCCTGTCGTTGCGGTCGAGGGAGCGGAAGCGCCTGCGGCCCCCGTCGAGGAGAAGAAAGAGGAAGAGGGCAAAGAGGAGAAATGA
- a CDS encoding DUF2232 domain-containing protein, translating into MSWQVAKSFLLALASTVLLALCGAVIPLAGMLLIPLIPQPALAFGLRHGRAQATGLLLLALALVASLGGRELGLAYSFLALMVLLLFLCLGRDWSIERVVASTAAGMLAALAAALLLVFGSVSGIQQGIRAALQENLHASIEVYGTVGFSPQGLEFLKENAPQMIDMTLRILPALAFAGFVTLVLINLFLLLRRFPDRYAFFFGASQDLREWRSPEFLVWCFLASGFALFVPGAEIVKTLALNLFLGIALFYFFQGLSIIAYYFHHKRVPYFFRSLAYILIVFEQVCTVFVVALGLFDLWGDFRRLKKKDFNPGRVS; encoded by the coding sequence ATGAGTTGGCAAGTCGCCAAGAGCTTTTTACTGGCTTTAGCCTCCACGGTTTTGCTCGCTCTTTGTGGAGCCGTGATTCCGCTGGCCGGCATGTTGTTGATTCCGCTGATTCCCCAGCCGGCGCTCGCTTTCGGACTGCGGCACGGAAGAGCTCAAGCGACCGGCCTGCTATTGCTGGCGCTGGCATTGGTTGCGTCACTCGGGGGGAGGGAACTGGGCCTCGCCTATTCTTTCCTGGCGCTGATGGTGCTTTTGCTTTTTCTCTGTCTCGGTCGCGATTGGTCGATCGAACGGGTTGTGGCCAGCACGGCGGCAGGAATGCTCGCCGCTCTGGCCGCCGCTCTCTTGCTGGTGTTCGGTTCCGTATCCGGCATTCAGCAGGGCATCCGCGCGGCGCTCCAGGAAAATTTGCACGCCTCGATCGAGGTTTACGGCACGGTTGGTTTTTCTCCTCAGGGGTTGGAGTTCTTAAAAGAGAACGCGCCGCAGATGATCGACATGACTCTCAGAATCCTGCCGGCGCTGGCATTCGCCGGGTTTGTGACGCTGGTCCTGATCAATCTTTTTTTGCTCCTGCGCCGTTTCCCCGATCGCTATGCTTTTTTCTTCGGCGCGAGCCAGGATTTGAGGGAATGGCGCTCGCCGGAATTTCTCGTCTGGTGCTTCCTTGCGTCAGGCTTCGCCCTGTTTGTTCCGGGCGCGGAAATCGTGAAGACACTCGCCTTGAATCTTTTCCTCGGGATCGCGCTCTTTTATTTCTTTCAGGGGCTTTCGATCATCGCGTATTATTTCCATCACAAGCGCGTGCCGTATTTTTTCCGCAGCCTGGCGTACATCTTGATCGTGTTCGAGCAGGTATGCACGGTTTTTGTGGTCGCGCTCGGCCTGTTCGATCTGTGGGGCGATTTTCGCCGCTTGAAGAAAAAGGATTTCAATCCGGGCCGGGTATCTTGA
- the ispE gene encoding 4-(cytidine 5'-diphospho)-2-C-methyl-D-erythritol kinase, which translates to MRIRAPAKINLSLRVVGKRRDGYHLLDTLMIPIGLYDEIEITRPKRRHAAKGLTVTCDHSLVPSGKRNLAYRAAEVLLGKRAAREALHIDIRKNIPVGAGLGGGSSDAAAVLLGLNRLFQLKKTRRELLSLAAALGADVPFFIYGRPARARGIGDEVHPRRTHRRFWVVILYPGFPISTSWVYRNLSYTLTKGIENTSLNFSARSGKKLARSLVNDLEKVVFRRYPKVAFLKKRLLQEGAAGALMSGSGSSVFGIFFTGDKARKAFLRLRKEDGTQAYLVRSLS; encoded by the coding sequence ATGAGGATTCGAGCGCCCGCGAAGATAAATTTATCTTTGCGGGTGGTGGGGAAGAGGCGCGACGGTTACCATCTCCTCGACACCCTCATGATCCCGATCGGCCTGTACGATGAAATCGAGATCACGAGGCCCAAGCGCCGTCATGCGGCGAAGGGTCTTACCGTTACTTGCGACCATTCGCTGGTCCCGTCGGGAAAACGGAACCTGGCCTATCGAGCGGCCGAGGTGCTGCTCGGAAAGCGAGCCGCTCGCGAGGCTCTTCATATCGACATCCGGAAGAACATTCCGGTCGGCGCCGGGCTTGGCGGCGGCAGCAGCGACGCCGCGGCGGTTTTGCTGGGGCTCAACCGGCTGTTCCAGCTTAAAAAAACCCGGCGCGAGCTTCTTTCGCTGGCGGCCGCGCTCGGCGCGGATGTGCCCTTTTTTATCTACGGTCGCCCCGCCAGGGCGCGAGGGATTGGGGATGAAGTCCATCCACGGCGCACCCACCGGCGGTTTTGGGTAGTCATCCTGTATCCCGGGTTCCCTATATCGACCTCATGGGTGTATCGGAATCTGTCTTACACGTTGACAAAAGGTATTGAAAATACTAGCCTTAATTTTTCGGCACGCAGTGGCAAAAAGCTTGCACGATCGTTGGTCAATGACCTGGAAAAGGTTGTTTTTCGCCGCTACCCTAAAGTCGCCTTTCTCAAAAAGCGGCTGCTCCAGGAAGGCGCTGCGGGGGCTCTGATGTCGGGGAGCGGCTCATCGGTGTTTGGGATTTTTTTTACCGGAGACAAGGCCAGAAAAGCGTTTCTCCGTTTGCGCAAGGAGGATGGGACACAAGCGTATCTTGTGCGATCATTGAGCTGA
- the rpsR gene encoding 30S ribosomal protein S18 yields the protein MAQPSSYSRPPRERSDEEKGGGRRRPMMRRKVCRFCADKEARIDYKDIRILTQFVTERGKITPSRITGTCARHQRLLTVAIKRARSVALLPFTTVKN from the coding sequence ATGGCCCAGCCATCTTCATATTCCCGGCCGCCCCGTGAGCGATCCGACGAAGAGAAGGGCGGTGGCCGCCGCCGGCCCATGATGCGGCGCAAAGTTTGCCGCTTTTGCGCCGATAAAGAGGCCAGGATCGATTACAAGGACATCAGAATTTTGACCCAGTTCGTCACCGAGAGAGGAAAGATCACTCCCAGCCGGATCACCGGCACGTGCGCGCGTCATCAGCGACTTCTCACGGTCGCGATCAAGAGGGCGCGCAGCGTCGCCCTCCTGCCGTTCACCACAGTCAAAAACTGA
- the rpsF gene encoding 30S ribosomal protein S6: MATKPTVALYETMFILHPDRGGTVKEYIERFKKIVEEQGGTVAHLEEWGLKDLAYRIGKQMKGYYTLLQYNSPARAVDELERTMKLTDGVLRYLTVRVDESAQTAPQTTAKKISGEAGKKEEDAAKAEPQA, from the coding sequence ATGGCGACAAAACCGACAGTGGCGCTTTACGAGACGATGTTCATACTCCATCCCGACAGGGGAGGGACGGTAAAGGAGTACATCGAAAGATTCAAGAAAATCGTCGAAGAGCAGGGCGGAACCGTCGCCCACCTGGAAGAATGGGGGCTCAAAGATCTGGCCTACCGCATCGGCAAGCAGATGAAGGGCTACTACACGTTGCTCCAATACAACTCCCCGGCGCGCGCGGTGGACGAGTTGGAACGCACGATGAAGCTCACCGACGGCGTGCTGCGGTATCTTACCGTGCGTGTAGACGAAAGCGCCCAGACGGCCCCGCAAACCACGGCCAAGAAGATTTCCGGAGAAGCCGGCAAAAAGGAAGAGGACGCCGCGAAGGCCGAGCCGCAAGCGTAA
- the pth gene encoding aminoacyl-tRNA hydrolase: protein MKVVVGLGNPGKKYERTRHNLGFMVVDRLAAENRVAFTEKERHDALIGEWNRDGEKVLLVKPLTYMNQSGKTLESLPVEKENIVLIHDDLDLPFGRMRIRQQGSPGGHRGMISATGVLGEQGFSRLRIGIGRPPPGVDPTVFVLQKFSPDEAARLDEIISKAVEAVQCLLDEGARRAMEKFNRAE from the coding sequence GTGAAGGTCGTTGTCGGGCTGGGCAATCCGGGAAAGAAGTACGAGCGAACGCGACACAACCTGGGTTTCATGGTTGTGGATCGCCTCGCCGCTGAAAACCGAGTCGCCTTCACGGAAAAAGAGAGGCACGATGCTCTCATCGGCGAGTGGAACCGGGATGGCGAAAAGGTTCTGCTGGTCAAGCCGCTGACTTACATGAACCAAAGCGGCAAGACGCTCGAGAGCCTTCCAGTCGAAAAAGAAAATATTGTCCTGATCCACGACGATCTCGACCTTCCCTTCGGCCGCATGCGAATTCGTCAGCAAGGCAGCCCCGGCGGTCACCGCGGCATGATTTCTGCGACGGGAGTGTTGGGTGAACAGGGTTTTTCACGCCTGCGGATCGGTATCGGCCGCCCGCCGCCAGGAGTCGATCCTACTGTTTTCGTCTTACAGAAATTTTCTCCAGATGAAGCGGCGAGGCTGGACGAAATTATCTCCAAGGCGGTCGAGGCGGTTCAATGTTTGCTCGATGAAGGCGCTCGGCGGGCGATGGAAAAATTCAACCGGGCGGAGTGA
- a CDS encoding formylglycine-generating enzyme family protein, whose amino-acid sequence MARLEKEFIPVMIPIPEGDFLMGSEDGMDNEKPVHRVWVDGFSIGKFPVTNREYRIFVEQTKSVPPPFCLEPMFSHPEKPVVGVSWHHATAYCSWLSERTEKTFRLPTEAEWERAARGGRESRKYPWGDVTPEERGYAGYDLEHGGPERVGANQPNGFGLYDISASVHEWCSDFYDPSYYQISPEKNPSGPSSGPRKVSRGGSWRHKIKFSRCAARSSLNPAFKYADYGFRAAMNI is encoded by the coding sequence ATGGCACGTCTGGAAAAAGAATTTATTCCGGTGATGATCCCTATCCCCGAAGGCGATTTTCTCATGGGGAGCGAAGACGGGATGGATAACGAAAAACCGGTGCACCGGGTGTGGGTGGACGGTTTTTCAATCGGCAAGTTCCCCGTGACCAACCGCGAATACCGAATTTTCGTCGAACAGACGAAATCCGTGCCGCCGCCTTTTTGCTTGGAACCGATGTTCTCTCATCCGGAAAAGCCGGTGGTCGGTGTCAGTTGGCACCATGCCACTGCCTACTGTAGTTGGTTGAGCGAGCGAACCGAAAAAACATTTCGTCTTCCCACGGAAGCGGAATGGGAGCGCGCCGCCCGCGGTGGCAGGGAAAGCCGGAAATATCCGTGGGGCGACGTGACGCCGGAGGAGAGAGGATATGCTGGTTATGACCTCGAGCACGGCGGCCCGGAGCGCGTCGGCGCCAACCAGCCGAACGGGTTCGGTCTTTACGACATCAGCGCGAGCGTTCACGAATGGTGCAGCGACTTTTACGATCCAAGCTATTATCAGATATCGCCGGAAAAGAATCCGTCCGGCCCGTCCTCCGGACCGAGAAAAGTCTCGCGCGGAGGATCGTGGCGGCACAAGATCAAATTCAGCCGCTGCGCTGCGCGCAGCTCGCTCAACCCGGCTTTCAAGTACGCGGATTACGGCTTTCGCGCGGCGATGAATATTTGA